The window GCGGACGTATTTGCCGAAGCGCAGCACGACGCCGAGCTCTTCGGACTGGACGCGGAATATCCCGGTGGCGAACCAGATCGCCAGCGCGGCGACCAGCACCAGCGCGATGCCCATGCCGCTGAAATGACCGCCGGGCAGCCACTGCTGCAGCCGGTCCTGGCCGCGCCGCAGCAGATCCTCAAGATCCGGCGGCCTTGGCCCGGCCGACTGCGGACCTGAGCCCCATGGCCCTTTCGGACCCGAGCCCCATGGCCCCCCGCCTTGATTTTTCCACGGCATCAAACGTCTCCTCGACAAGTCCGGACGGGACGCCCGGCCTCGAATGTCCGGCCCGGTTATAGGGGACCGCTCAGGCCCTTACAACGCAAGCTTCCTGGCCGGACGAGCTATGCGCCGGGCCACAATTGTCAATGCAAACATTGGTTAACCCCGGCCGCGCCGACGATATGTCACATAGGAGAAGTCGGCGCTGTCGTCCGGACCTGCCGGATTTCGCACGCGCGCGACCTCGTCCCACTCCTTTGCGTCGATTTTGTCGAACCGTGTATCGCCGTCCGGCCGGGCGTGAACCTCGGTGATCTCCAGCCGGTCGACCGTGCCCATCCATTGCGCATAGATCTCCGCGCCACCGATGACGGCAATTTCAGTGGCGAAACGCCGCAGCGCGTCACCAAGCGCAATTGCGCGAGCAGTTTCGAACGATGTGGTGACGATCGCGCCACGCGCGCGATAGTTCGCATCGCGCGTCACCACGA of the Bradyrhizobium quebecense genome contains:
- a CDS encoding dihydrofolate reductase, with protein sequence MEIVLVVAVAENGVIGNANAIPWRLKTDQQRFKAITINRPVVMGRKTFESLRRPLPGRTNIVVTRDANYRARGAIVTTSFETARAIALGDALRRFATEIAVIGGAEIYAQWMGTVDRLEITEVHARPDGDTRFDKIDAKEWDEVARVRNPAGPDDSADFSYVTYRRRGRG